AAATGTCAAACGCGGCTGTTGGTTGATTACTGTAAAAGTCCCCTCTTTATTCAGTTCAAAATGACTACTATACCCTTCCGTATGACTTTCTGACTTTTACACCCACTCCATTCCTTTCTTCCTTTCTTCCTTTTGTTTTCTTTTACTCTCTCTAGTCCCGTATGGCTTTTCTGACCACGGTCTTGGACTACTGTGGAAACAAAGTTGTGGTGACCACGTCCATTTTTACATTGAGTCACCCAACCTTGAAAAAATCAAAATATTAACCAACTACAGCCATCGCTCGCCGATATTAGATCATTATTTTCTAGAGTAGAGTCACTCAGATCCTGCTGGCTGGAGGATCATATGGGAAAACAATAGAAAAATGCTGTGTGTTTGGTTTTCTCCCACACAATTTGTTAATTAATATTAACAGAAGAGTTGGAAAAAAGAAATATGTGAGAATCAAATTACAGCTGGAATCTATCTTTCTTTTGTCGCCCTCCACCCATTAAAATAGGACCTGGTGGAAATGCCACGTGACGATCCCATAGCCTCCTCCACCTGGTCGTCTGGTGACACACAGACTCTTCTTCATGTATATATATATATATTTCAATGTGTTGTGTGTGATGGAATGAGCTTCGCAGGGGCTCGATTTGTGGACGATGATGCGAAAAAGAGCAATCTCCAGGCAGGCAGGACTCTTGCGTTTGAAAGGTTTTCCTACAGTACCACCAAAAGGAAAACATCATGCAAATCTCATCTACGATTGGTAATAAAAAATTTCATATATGTTTGTGCATTATCTCATAACTAGTATATTCTAATAAGTTTGTAACCCGGTGGATGGTGGGGGTGGGGGTCTAAGTCAAATATGATCGGCGGTCTCAGTCTGGTAAGGCCTGTTATTTGGAAGGCCCACTTGGATGTTGAAATTATATGGGCCTCATATTTATTAGTCAACCAAGAGCCCATAGTGAAGATAATACCCCAAATCGAGAATCGGCGGTTAGGGCGAGTTGAGCGATCACCGGGGGAGCAATGATTGGTGAGTGTCTGTCAATGAGAAAATCGGCTTGACGTGAGTATAATTTTTGATTGAGGAGGGTTTGATTTGTGTGCAGGGGGGCAAGCGGAGAGAGAAGAACGAGTAGCGTTGGAAATAAGTGAAGAATTAGTAAGGAGTATGGAACCTGGCGCTGTTTTCAGAGACTATGTAAGTTCTGAAACTGAAAGGGGGAGCCCTACCCCACGTTGTTGTTGTTGATTTGATTTGGAAAAGGTTGTTGGTGTGGTTGTGCAGAATTGCAGGATCAGCTCGATTGACTTTAACAAAAATTCGAGTTATATGGTGACGGCAAGCGACGATGACTCCATTCGTCTCTACGATGTTGCTACCGCTACGTGAGTTGATATATTCCCCAACTTTAACTTGGTTGGTTGGTGTTGAATGAGTATGTATAATAACAGTCTTTTTTTTTTTGTTGTTGGTTATGATATGTGATTAGATGCCTGAAGACGATTAACAGCAAAAAGTATGGGGTTGATCTTGTTTGCTTCACTTCACATCCTACCACTGTCATCTACTCTTCCCGTAATGGCTGGGACGGTAAGCCAGCGAGCGAGCGAGCATTCTTTCTTCCTCCACAGTATTATTTTTATTATGTATGATTGCATAACAATCCCTCCCTCCCTCTTCTGGTCTGGTTAGACTCTCTGCGCCTTCTCTCTTTGCACGATAACAAGTATTTGCGCTACTTCAAAGGACATCACGACAGGTTTTCTTTTATTCCATATTTCCGTTCTTCTTCTTTAACTGGACTGAACTAGCCTAGCCTAGTAGGGGTTAACTTCTTCTTCTTTTTGTTCCACAAAGAGTTGTTTCGCTTAGCTTGTGTTCTGCTGGTGAATCCTTCATCTCCGGTTCTCTTGATCGAACTGTTTTGCTTTGGGATCAAAGGGTCGAGAAATGCCAGGTACGGGGTCATTATTATCCTCTCTCTTCTTCTTCTTCTTCTTTTTTTTTTTTTTAACCCACTGACCTTCATTTGGTTAGGGTCTCTTACGTGTCCAAGGACGGCCTGCTGCAGCGTATGATGATCAAGGTTTAGTCTTTGCTATTGCCTTTGGTGGCTTCATAAGATTGTTTGATTCCCGTATGTACCATAAGGTTTCTTTCTTAAATCATTCCTTACCCATCGTCCTGCTCTGTCTTTTCATTTTAACACTCTACTGTACCATAATATACATCCCCTTTCTCTGTTTTGCTTGGATAGGGGCCTTTTGAAATATTTTCCGTTGGTGGTGATCTTTCTGAGGCAAACGTTGTCAAATTTAGTAATGATGGAAGGCGCATGCTGCTTACAACCATGGGCGGCCATATTCATGTGCTTGATTCTTTTCGTGGAACACTCGTACGCCCTTCACCTCTCCTATCTTCTCATGACCAACATAGACTAATGTATCTGGCCTGACTATTTTCTTTTTCTGC
This genomic interval from Brassica oleracea var. oleracea cultivar TO1000 chromosome C2, BOL, whole genome shotgun sequence contains the following:
- the LOC106324633 gene encoding WD repeat-containing protein 82-B; amino-acid sequence: MIGGQAEREERVALEISEELVRSMEPGAVFRDYNCRISSIDFNKNSSYMVTASDDDSIRLYDVATATCLKTINSKKYGVDLVCFTSHPTTVIYSSRNGWDDSLRLLSLHDNKYLRYFKGHHDRVVSLSLCSAGESFISGSLDRTVLLWDQRVEKCQGLLRVQGRPAAAYDDQGLVFAIAFGGFIRLFDSRMYHKGPFEIFSVGGDLSEANVVKFSNDGRRMLLTTMGGHIHVLDSFRGTLLSTYSVKPVAEESTLDATFSPEGMYVVSGSGDGSTHAWSVRSGKQVQSWMGGHGSEAPPVIKWAPGSPMFVTGSSELAFVIPDLSKLSAYANRK